CACGTTCGCGCCGCACTTCGAGCTGGTGAAGTACCACGCGTCGACCGAGAGCCGCGGCGGCTCGCCACTCACCGAGGCGACCGTCAAGCTGCTGGTCGACGACGAGGTACAGCACCGCGTGGCCGAGGGCGACGGCCCCATCAACGCGCTGGACGGCGCGCTCCGCAAGGCGCTAAAGGGTCGCTTCCCGGCGCTCCAGCAGATGCAGCTGGTCGACTACAAGGTCCGCGTGATCAACAGCGAGGCCGCCACCGCGGCCAGTGTCCGCGTGATCATCGAGTCCCGCGACGCCGACGGCGAAACCTGGGGCACCGTGGGCGTGAACGAGAACATCATCCAAGCCAGCTGGGACGCCCTGGTCGACAGCTTCGAGTACAAGCTGGCCAAGGAAAGCCGGGCGGCTGGCGGCTAGTCGAAGCCGTTAGGTATGGAACCACAAAGGGCACAAAGGACACCAAGACGAGGCTCTTCGCGGCCCCACTTGGTGTCCTTCGTGGTGAAAACGCCCCCGGCACCCGCGCAACCACAAAGTCACAAGGCACTGATTCACAGAGTAGTACGCCTGCTGCTTTGTGCCTTCGTGCCTTCGTGCCTTTGTGGTTAGTCCCTTCCCCGCCAGCCGGACAGTCGCGCCCCGGCGAACCAATGTGATCTCCGTGCCCTCTGTGGTGAAAGCCGGCCGCTTGGCGGCGCCCTCGCCCAGGCCCGGGCAATCCTGGTATCCTGTCCGTTTTCCTGAGCCCGTCATCTCGCCCGTAATCTGCGTCCCATGCCAGCCTTCGACCCCGCCAGCCTCCCCGCCCAGTACGATCACCAGGCCGCCCAGGACAAGTGGTACGCCTACTGGGACGACAAGCAGTACTTCCACGCGGACCCGGCCAGCGACAAGCCGCCGTTCTCGGTGGTGATCCCGCCGCCCAACGTGACCGGCGCTCTGCACCTGGGGCACGCGCTCAACAACACGCTGCAGGACATCCTCTGCCGCATGCGCCGCATGCAGGGCTACGAGGTGCTGTGGATGCCCGGCACCGACCACGCCGGCATCGCCACCCAGGCGGTGGTCGAGCGGCGGCTGCTGCAGGAGGAGGGCAAGAGCCGGCACGACCTGGGCCGCGAGGGGCTCATCGACCGCATCTGGCAGTGGAAGGAGCAGTACGAGAAGCGGATCACCGGCCAGCTCAAGCAGCTCGGCGCCAGCTGCGACTGGGCCCGGCAGTGCTTCACGCTCGACAAGAAACGAGGGCGGGCCGTCAGAGAGACATTTATAAGGCTTTTTTCAGACCCTAATGGGCGCAAGATCTACCGCGGCAAGCGGCTGGTGAACTGGGACACGTTCCTGCAGACCGCCGTCAGCGACGACGAGGTGTTCCACGAGGAGGTCAAGGGCCACTTCTGGCACTTCAAGTATCCGGTGAAGCCTGAGGATCGGAAGCCGGGCGAACCAGAGTTCGTCACGATCGCCACCACGCGGCCGGAGACCATGCTCGGCGACACCGCCGTGGCTGTGCACCCGGACCCGGCCATGCAGCTCGACAAGGTCGAGGCCGAGTTGAAGGAGAAGCTGGCCGCGGCGCCCGCCAAGGAGAAGCCGCCGATCGAAGCTCAGCTTGAGGCCCTCGCCGAGCGGCGCGAGTCGAAGCTGCCGCAGCTCGAGCAGCTCCGCGACATGGCCGCCCGCGGCGTGATGCTCAAGCTGCCGCTGACCGGTCGCCAGATTCCGCTGATCGCTGACGAGTGGGCCAAGCCCGAGCTCGGCTCTGGCTGCGTGAAGATCACCCCCGCGCACGACGCCAACGACTACGAGGTGTGGCAGCGCAGTATTTCTGGGGAGGGGCAGTCGATCGGCGCGATCAACATCATGACCACCGAAGGCAAGCTGAACGACAGCGTGCCCCAGAAGTACCGCGGCCTGACGATGAAGGACGCGCGGAAGGCGGTGGTCGAGGACCTCACCGAGCTCGGCCTGCACGACCCGGAGACCGACCGCGAGGACCGCGTCATCGACCTCGCCCACAGCGACCGCAGCAAGACGCCGATCGAACCGTACCTGGCCGATCAATGGTTTGTAGAGATGGGAAGCCTTGCACAATCTGCGATTGACGCGCTAGATCAAGATTGCGAACCCGAGGACAAGCTACACTTCCGAATCAGTCCGTCCCGTTATGCCAAAGGGTATGTCGACTGGCTCGCCGAGAAGAGAGATTGGCCGGTTGGTCGACAATTGTGGTGGGGACACCGGATCCCAATCTGGTCAGTGACAAAGGAACGGTACGAAGAACGCGGGTTGCCATGGAAGGGCATTGAGCAAGTCCTAGACTTACTTTCAAAACATCACAATGACGTTCAGATGTCTTGGGACTACCAGGGAGATCGCGTCTTAGTATGTGCATCGGATGATCCAACGTCCCCTAACGCTCGCATACTAACTAGCGCGCTGGAAAATGAGTTTGGTTTCGCAAGAGAGGAGGAAGTCCTCGACACCTGGTTCTCCAGCGCCCTGTGGCCTTACTCCACCATGGGCTGGCCCGAGGAGACCGACCTCCTCAAAAAGTTCTACCCGACCAGCGTGCTGATCACCTCGCGGGACATCCTCACGCTGTGGGTGGCGCGGATGGTGTTGACGGGCCTATACAACGTCGGCGAGATCCCATTCCACCAGGTGTTTATCCACCCGAAGATCCTCGATGGCTTCGGCGAGACGATGTCCAAGTCGAAGGGCAACGGCGTCGACCCGCTGGACGTGATCGACAAGTTCGGCGCCGACGCGCTGCGGTTCGGCATCGCGTACCTCACCACCGAGACGCAGGACGTCCGCATGCCGGTGGAGTTTGTCTGCCCGCACTGCGACGCCACGATCAAGCAGACCAAGAAGAACCGCGTGCAGCCGCGGGTGAAGTGCGACAAGTGCGGCGGGGAGTTCCGCACGCAGTGGGCCGAGAAGGAAGAGGACCTGGCGCTCGAGCGCGGCGCTGTGACCAGTGAGAAGTTCGAGCTCGGCCGCAACTTCTGCAACAAGCTGTGGAACGCGTCGCGCTTCGCGCTCACCAACCTCCAAGGCTACGAGCCGGGAGCTTCAGCTCCCGGAGAGCTCAAGATCGAGGACCGCTGGCTCCTCAGCCGCCTGGCCACGGTCACCCAGAAGGTTACCGAAGCCCTGGACGAGTTCCGCTACGCCGACGCCGCCCGCGAGCTGTACGACTTCGCCTGGAACGAGTTCTGCAGCTTCTACGTCGAGATGACCAAGGCCCGTTTCGCCAAAGAGGGCCCGGACAAGCAGGTGGCTCAGCGGGTGCTGGCCCACGCGCTCGACCGGCTGCTGCGGCTGCTGCACCCGATGACGCCGTTCCTGACCGAAGAGGTCTGGCAACTGCTCGGTCGGTTGGCGCCCGAGCGGGGCCTGCCGACGCCGGCCACGGCGGAGGAGTCGGTCTGCATCGCGGCGTGGCCCGAGGCGAACACGGCCGACGTCGACGCGACCATCGAGGAGCAGTTCGCCAAGTTCCAGGCGGTGCTGGGCGCGGTGCGCGAGGTGCGGCAGGGGCAGAACGTGCCGTTCAAGGAGGAGCTGGAGTTCGTGGTCCGCTGCGACGAGGCTTCGGCCGCGTTGATCGAGCCGATGCAGCCCTACTTCGCCAAGATGGCCAACGCCCGACTGACCGCGATCGGCCCCGACCCGGCCGAGCCCGACATGCCCGCCAGCAAGACCGCCGCCGGCATGGAGGTGCTGGTCGACGTGAGCCGGTTCATCGATGTCGAAGCCGAGAAGACGCGGCTGACGAAGGAGCGGGACAACCTGGCCAAGTTCACCAAGAGCCTGGAAGGGAAACTCAAGAACGAGAAGTTCGTGAGCAACGCGCCGGCCGAGGTGGTCGAGCAGGAACGCACCAAGCTGGCCGA
This genomic interval from Posidoniimonas corsicana contains the following:
- a CDS encoding valine--tRNA ligase, yielding MPAFDPASLPAQYDHQAAQDKWYAYWDDKQYFHADPASDKPPFSVVIPPPNVTGALHLGHALNNTLQDILCRMRRMQGYEVLWMPGTDHAGIATQAVVERRLLQEEGKSRHDLGREGLIDRIWQWKEQYEKRITGQLKQLGASCDWARQCFTLDKKRGRAVRETFIRLFSDPNGRKIYRGKRLVNWDTFLQTAVSDDEVFHEEVKGHFWHFKYPVKPEDRKPGEPEFVTIATTRPETMLGDTAVAVHPDPAMQLDKVEAELKEKLAAAPAKEKPPIEAQLEALAERRESKLPQLEQLRDMAARGVMLKLPLTGRQIPLIADEWAKPELGSGCVKITPAHDANDYEVWQRSISGEGQSIGAINIMTTEGKLNDSVPQKYRGLTMKDARKAVVEDLTELGLHDPETDREDRVIDLAHSDRSKTPIEPYLADQWFVEMGSLAQSAIDALDQDCEPEDKLHFRISPSRYAKGYVDWLAEKRDWPVGRQLWWGHRIPIWSVTKERYEERGLPWKGIEQVLDLLSKHHNDVQMSWDYQGDRVLVCASDDPTSPNARILTSALENEFGFAREEEVLDTWFSSALWPYSTMGWPEETDLLKKFYPTSVLITSRDILTLWVARMVLTGLYNVGEIPFHQVFIHPKILDGFGETMSKSKGNGVDPLDVIDKFGADALRFGIAYLTTETQDVRMPVEFVCPHCDATIKQTKKNRVQPRVKCDKCGGEFRTQWAEKEEDLALERGAVTSEKFELGRNFCNKLWNASRFALTNLQGYEPGASAPGELKIEDRWLLSRLATVTQKVTEALDEFRYADAARELYDFAWNEFCSFYVEMTKARFAKEGPDKQVAQRVLAHALDRLLRLLHPMTPFLTEEVWQLLGRLAPERGLPTPATAEESVCIAAWPEANTADVDATIEEQFAKFQAVLGAVREVRQGQNVPFKEELEFVVRCDEASAALIEPMQPYFAKMANARLTAIGPDPAEPDMPASKTAAGMEVLVDVSRFIDVEAEKTRLTKERDNLAKFTKSLEGKLKNEKFVSNAPAEVVEQERTKLADAQAQLEVVEKALKKLG